The following are encoded in a window of Kitasatospora fiedleri genomic DNA:
- a CDS encoding TrmH family RNA methyltransferase encodes MSDTSVPQSGAQYDDLGDDREIGVGPHPEPWPDDPRLDPELLAAGDRRNVVDGYRYWRHEAIVADLDTRRHGFHVAVENWQHDFNIGSVVRTANAFLAGEVHIVGRRRWNRRGAMVTDRYQHVRHHGSVASLAGYAAERGLPVIGIDNLPGAVPLETFRLPERCVLLFGQEGPGLTPEAWEHAAAVCSIAQFGSTRSINAGAAAAIAMHAWVREHAAP; translated from the coding sequence GTGAGCGACACCTCGGTGCCCCAGTCGGGCGCGCAGTACGACGACCTTGGCGACGACCGGGAGATCGGCGTCGGCCCGCACCCCGAGCCGTGGCCCGACGACCCCCGGCTGGACCCGGAGCTGCTGGCCGCCGGGGACCGCCGCAACGTGGTGGACGGCTACCGCTACTGGCGGCACGAGGCGATCGTCGCGGACCTGGACACCCGGCGGCACGGCTTCCACGTCGCGGTCGAGAACTGGCAGCACGACTTCAACATCGGCTCGGTGGTGCGCACCGCGAACGCCTTCCTGGCCGGTGAGGTGCACATCGTGGGGCGGCGGCGCTGGAACCGGCGCGGCGCCATGGTCACCGACCGCTACCAGCACGTGCGCCACCACGGCTCGGTGGCCTCGCTGGCCGGGTACGCCGCCGAGCGCGGGCTGCCGGTGATCGGCATCGACAACCTGCCGGGCGCGGTGCCGCTGGAGACCTTCCGGCTGCCCGAGCGCTGCGTGCTGCTGTTCGGGCAGGAGGGGCCGGGGCTGACGCCCGAGGCGTGGGAGCACGCGGCGGCGGTCTGCTCGATCGCCCAGTTCGGCTCCACCCGCTCGATCAACGCGGGGGCCGCCGCCGCGATCGCCATGCACGCGTGGGTGCGGGAGCACGCCGCGCCCTGA
- a CDS encoding peptidoglycan-binding protein — MEFSDVEPDASCGCPGCADRRLARSLAARPGRCSARGARRAAFLLAAVGGVLGAGTAGVTAAPRTDSSPSIPDSPQGGVAGPYGAEVQPRRSISAQPATTRAEILQRARAWVARKVPYSMSTYWSDGYRQDCSGFVSMAWGLGSSQTTWTLPDFADRITKDDLQPGDALIYNNPKDPQGGSHAVLFGGWLDAARTRYTALEQTRPGTTERSTPYAYWSNASGYLPYRYKGLSQPMPAPDADAFPGADTFGPGKVNPYVTRLGTMLVERGGGRFYHEGPSPDWGEADRQATEAFQLAQGWRGAEADGYPGKDTWDLLVHHKGKDIPPAAPAATAPAPAPGTPAPGAPVPAPGTPAPPPPTAPTTPPAPPAPPFPGAGRFGPGQVNDDVLLLGRQLVRKGYGAAYREGPSRDWGEADRLNVAAFQRAQGWTGAEADGYPGPHTWKLLFA, encoded by the coding sequence ATGGAGTTCAGCGATGTCGAGCCGGACGCCTCCTGCGGCTGTCCGGGCTGCGCCGACCGCCGCCTGGCCCGTTCGCTCGCCGCCCGACCGGGCCGGTGCTCCGCCCGCGGGGCGCGCCGCGCGGCCTTCCTGCTGGCCGCCGTCGGCGGCGTCCTGGGCGCCGGGACGGCCGGCGTCACCGCCGCGCCGCGCACCGACAGCAGCCCGTCGATACCCGACTCGCCCCAGGGCGGGGTGGCCGGCCCGTACGGCGCCGAAGTCCAGCCCAGACGCTCGATATCCGCCCAGCCCGCCACCACCCGGGCCGAGATCCTGCAACGGGCCCGGGCCTGGGTGGCCCGGAAAGTGCCGTACAGCATGAGCACGTACTGGTCCGACGGCTACCGCCAGGACTGCTCCGGCTTCGTGTCGATGGCCTGGGGCCTGGGCAGCAGCCAGACCACCTGGACCCTGCCGGACTTCGCCGACCGGATCACCAAGGACGACCTCCAGCCCGGCGACGCGCTGATCTACAACAACCCCAAGGACCCGCAGGGCGGCTCGCACGCCGTGCTGTTCGGCGGCTGGCTGGACGCCGCCCGCACCAGGTACACCGCCCTGGAGCAGACCCGCCCGGGCACCACCGAGCGCAGCACCCCGTACGCGTACTGGAGCAACGCGAGCGGCTACCTCCCGTACCGCTACAAGGGGTTGAGCCAGCCGATGCCCGCGCCGGACGCCGACGCCTTCCCGGGGGCGGACACGTTCGGGCCGGGGAAGGTCAACCCGTACGTGACGCGGCTGGGCACCATGCTGGTCGAGCGCGGCGGCGGGCGGTTCTACCACGAGGGCCCCAGCCCCGACTGGGGCGAGGCCGACCGGCAGGCCACCGAGGCGTTCCAGCTGGCCCAGGGCTGGCGCGGCGCCGAGGCCGACGGCTACCCCGGCAAGGACACCTGGGACCTGCTGGTGCACCACAAGGGCAAGGACATCCCCCCGGCCGCCCCGGCCGCCACCGCCCCCGCGCCCGCCCCCGGCACCCCGGCTCCCGGTGCGCCCGTGCCCGCCCCCGGCACCCCCGCCCCGCCGCCACCGACCGCTCCGACCACCCCGCCCGCCCCGCCCGCTCCGCCCTTCCCGGGTGCCGGCCGGTTCGGCCCTGGGCAGGTCAACGACGACGTGCTGCTGCTCGGCCGGCAACTGGTCCGCAAGGGCTACGGTGCCGCCTACCGGGAGGGCCCGAGCCGGGACTGGGGCGAGGCCGACCGCCTCAACGTGGCCGCCTTCCAGCGCGCCCAGGGCTGGACGGGCGCCGAGGCCGACGGCTACCCGGGCCCGCACACCTGGAAGCTGCTGTTCGCCTGA
- a CDS encoding protease pro-enzyme activation domain-containing protein, whose amino-acid sequence MRPRSLALAAALAVLPLTAVSLGSATAQAAPTPNASARVALPQTVTPAVARSHKQGDVPADRRISVAVSLKLRNTAELDRFLAAVATPGTAEYGHYLTPAQFTERFGPTASDVEQVRAFLTAQGLKVDSVSDNRQVVNATGTSAQVAAAFGTHESTYTDPQQSGRTFFANDAAASVPAALAGVVEGVSGLNDHTVRTTRIAKPGAATPQATPSGFGPSGYDGAYRLNQLGADGTGSTVALWEFDGYKSSNLATYDSQFGLSGPTVSTVSVDGANYDSKPGDGQGEVELDSEIVRGVAPKATQLVYEAPNSDQGEIDMAAKIVSDNRVSVISISWGSCEPDTTASSMTAVNNSFKQAAAQGISIFSASGDDGSRDCTRSDSGSSVKAVDFPASSPYNTGVGGTNLKVSGTTYSSESAWSTAGGGVSTQFAKPSWQTGTNVTGTQRTVPDVSSNADPNSGFAIYTQGTSSPGWQVYGGTSAAAPLWSGFAALYNQKAKAATKPVLGEANPKIYAITNSSSYGSAFHDVTSGKNQDFSTKAGYDQVTGWGTPIADGLAAALLGSGGTTPPPTGSCTAAQLLGNPGFETGSASPWTASSGVVNNSSSQAAHGGSWKAWLDGYGSSHTDSLSQSVAVPSGCTAKLSFWLHVDTAETGSTAYDKLTVSVNGTTVATYSNLDKNTGYAQKTIDLSSYAGQTVTVKFNGVEDSSLQTSFVLDDTALNVS is encoded by the coding sequence GTGCGACCCCGCTCGCTCGCCCTTGCCGCCGCCCTCGCGGTCCTTCCCCTCACCGCCGTCTCCCTGGGCAGCGCCACCGCCCAGGCCGCCCCGACGCCGAACGCCAGCGCCCGGGTGGCGCTGCCGCAGACCGTGACCCCCGCGGTCGCCCGCTCCCACAAGCAGGGTGACGTCCCCGCCGACCGCCGGATATCCGTGGCGGTCTCGCTGAAACTGCGCAACACCGCCGAACTGGACCGTTTCCTGGCCGCGGTCGCCACCCCGGGCACCGCCGAATACGGCCACTACCTGACGCCCGCGCAATTCACCGAGCGCTTCGGCCCGACCGCGTCCGACGTCGAGCAGGTCCGGGCGTTCCTCACCGCCCAGGGCCTGAAGGTCGACTCGGTCAGCGACAACCGCCAGGTGGTGAACGCCACCGGCACCAGCGCGCAGGTCGCCGCCGCGTTCGGCACCCACGAGTCGACGTACACCGACCCGCAGCAGAGCGGCCGGACCTTCTTCGCCAACGACGCCGCCGCCTCGGTGCCGGCCGCGCTGGCCGGCGTGGTCGAGGGCGTCAGCGGCCTCAACGACCACACCGTGCGCACCACCCGGATCGCCAAGCCGGGCGCCGCCACCCCGCAGGCCACCCCCTCCGGCTTCGGCCCCTCCGGCTACGACGGCGCCTACCGGCTGAACCAGCTGGGCGCCGACGGCACCGGCTCCACCGTCGCGCTCTGGGAGTTCGACGGCTACAAGTCCTCCAACCTGGCCACCTACGACAGCCAGTTCGGCCTGTCCGGCCCGACGGTCAGCACCGTCTCGGTGGACGGCGCGAACTACGACTCCAAGCCCGGCGACGGCCAGGGCGAGGTGGAGCTGGACTCCGAGATCGTCCGCGGCGTCGCCCCGAAGGCCACCCAGCTGGTGTACGAGGCGCCCAACAGCGACCAGGGCGAGATCGACATGGCCGCCAAGATCGTCTCGGACAACCGGGTCTCGGTCATCTCCATCTCCTGGGGCTCCTGCGAGCCGGACACCACCGCCTCCTCGATGACCGCGGTGAACAACTCCTTCAAGCAGGCCGCCGCCCAGGGCATCTCGATCTTCTCGGCCTCCGGCGACGACGGCTCCCGGGACTGCACCCGCTCCGACTCCGGCTCCTCGGTGAAGGCGGTGGACTTCCCCGCCTCCAGCCCGTACAACACCGGCGTCGGCGGCACCAACCTCAAGGTCTCCGGCACCACCTACAGCTCGGAGAGCGCCTGGTCCACGGCCGGCGGCGGCGTCTCCACCCAGTTCGCCAAGCCGAGCTGGCAGACCGGCACCAACGTCACCGGCACCCAGCGCACCGTCCCGGACGTCTCCTCCAACGCCGACCCGAACAGCGGCTTCGCGATCTACACCCAGGGCACCAGCAGCCCCGGCTGGCAGGTCTACGGCGGCACCTCGGCGGCGGCCCCGCTGTGGTCCGGCTTCGCCGCGCTGTACAACCAGAAGGCCAAGGCCGCCACCAAGCCGGTGCTCGGCGAGGCCAACCCGAAGATCTACGCGATCACCAACTCCTCGTCGTACGGCAGCGCCTTCCACGACGTCACCAGCGGCAAGAACCAGGACTTCTCCACCAAGGCCGGCTACGACCAGGTCACCGGCTGGGGCACCCCGATCGCCGACGGCCTGGCCGCCGCCCTGCTCGGCTCCGGCGGCACCACCCCGCCGCCCACCGGCTCCTGCACCGCCGCCCAGCTGCTCGGCAACCCCGGCTTCGAGACCGGTAGCGCCTCCCCCTGGACCGCCAGCTCCGGCGTCGTCAACAACTCCAGCTCGCAGGCCGCCCACGGCGGCTCCTGGAAGGCGTGGCTGGACGGCTACGGCTCCAGCCACACCGACAGCCTCTCCCAGTCGGTGGCCGTCCCGTCCGGCTGCACCGCCAAGCTGAGCTTCTGGCTGCACGTCGACACCGCCGAGACCGGCAGCACCGCGTACGACAAGCTGACCGTCTCGGTGAACGGCACCACCGTCGCCACGTACTCCAACCTCGACAAGAACACCGGCTACGCGCAGAAGACGATCGACCTGTCCTCGTACGCCGGACAGACCGTCACGGTGAAGTTCAACGGCGTGGAGGACTCCTCGCTGCAGACCTCCTTCGTGCTCGACGACACCGCGCTCAACGTGTCCTGA
- a CDS encoding FAD-dependent oxidoreductase, whose amino-acid sequence MSETEFTADVLVVGAGPTGLLLAGDLAAAGLRVTVLEKRAEESNLTRAFAVHARTLELLDARGLADELIATGRAVPSLQVFGRLRVDLAGLPTRFPFVLVTPQYHTERVLRERAVKAGADLRRGTEVTGLRQDGRGVTLTARTAGGERSFRARYAVGADGVHSAVRDLLGVPFPGESAVRSVMLADVRLEREPDEPLTAGAGEAGFAFLAPFGDGWYRVIGWSREHQAPDSDPVEPAELSDLLREVMGRDFGVRETRWTSRFHSDERQVPSYRSGRVFLAGDAAHCHSPAGGQGMNTGLQDAANLSWKLAAAVRGWAPDALLDTYQTERHPVGRAALRSSGALVRLAQGAHAPARALRSALGAAAGHLGPLAESGAKQVSGIGYAYPAERGAHPLVGRRVPDLRLAVDAPGGPARLHEALRSGKAVLISNDELSVADSWAERVVTAAPADPHGKLRDTVLLVRPDGYAAWACADPTRGELRAALGQWLGRP is encoded by the coding sequence ATGTCCGAGACGGAGTTCACCGCGGACGTGCTGGTGGTCGGCGCGGGCCCGACCGGCCTGCTGCTGGCGGGCGACCTGGCGGCGGCCGGCCTGCGGGTGACGGTGCTCGAGAAGCGGGCCGAGGAGTCGAACCTGACCCGGGCGTTCGCCGTGCACGCCCGCACCCTGGAGCTGCTGGACGCCCGCGGCCTGGCCGACGAGCTGATCGCCACCGGCCGGGCGGTGCCCTCGCTGCAGGTGTTCGGCCGGCTCCGGGTCGACCTCGCGGGCCTGCCCACCCGTTTCCCGTTCGTGCTGGTCACCCCGCAGTACCACACCGAGCGGGTGCTGCGGGAGCGGGCCGTCAAGGCCGGTGCCGACCTGCGCCGCGGCACCGAGGTGACCGGCCTGCGGCAGGACGGCCGGGGCGTCACGCTGACCGCCCGCACCGCCGGGGGCGAGCGGTCGTTCCGGGCCCGCTACGCGGTCGGCGCGGACGGCGTGCACTCGGCGGTGCGCGACCTGCTGGGCGTCCCGTTCCCCGGCGAGTCCGCGGTGCGCTCGGTGATGCTGGCCGACGTCCGGCTGGAGCGGGAGCCGGACGAGCCGCTGACGGCCGGCGCGGGCGAGGCCGGGTTCGCCTTCCTGGCCCCGTTCGGCGACGGCTGGTACCGGGTGATCGGCTGGAGCCGCGAGCACCAGGCGCCGGACTCCGACCCGGTGGAACCGGCCGAACTCTCCGACCTGCTCCGCGAGGTGATGGGCCGTGACTTCGGGGTGCGGGAGACCCGCTGGACCTCCCGCTTCCACAGCGACGAGCGGCAGGTGCCCAGTTACCGCTCCGGCCGGGTCTTCCTGGCGGGGGACGCCGCGCACTGCCACTCCCCGGCCGGTGGCCAGGGCATGAACACCGGCCTGCAGGACGCCGCCAACCTGAGCTGGAAGCTGGCCGCCGCCGTCCGCGGCTGGGCCCCCGACGCCCTGCTGGACACCTACCAGACCGAGCGCCACCCGGTCGGCCGGGCGGCGCTGCGCTCCTCCGGCGCCCTGGTCCGGCTCGCCCAGGGCGCGCACGCCCCGGCCCGGGCGCTGCGCTCGGCGCTCGGCGCGGCGGCCGGACACCTGGGCCCGCTGGCCGAGTCGGGCGCCAAGCAGGTCTCCGGCATCGGGTACGCCTACCCGGCCGAGAGGGGCGCCCACCCGCTGGTCGGCCGCCGCGTCCCGGACCTGCGGCTGGCGGTGGACGCGCCCGGCGGCCCGGCCCGGCTGCACGAGGCGCTGCGCTCCGGCAAGGCGGTGCTGATCAGCAACGACGAGCTGTCGGTGGCCGACTCCTGGGCGGAGCGGGTGGTCACCGCGGCCCCCGCCGACCCGCACGGCAAGCTGCGCGACACCGTGCTGCTGGTCCGTCCGGACGGGTACGCGGCCTGGGCCTGCGCCGACCCGACCCGGGGCGAGCTGCGGGCGGCGCTGGGCCAGTGGCTGGGCCGCCCCTGA
- a CDS encoding glycosyltransferase family 2 protein: protein MTQPAMRPALRPALRPAPAADGRERADAVVRTRLVEIVVPVYNEQHSLERCVRELHAYLSETFPYDYLITVADNASVDGTWEVATALAAELGPVRAVHLDLKGRGRALRQVWGTSTADVVAYMDVDLSTGLEAFLPLVAPLLSGHSDLAIGSRLHRGSAVVRGPKREFISRTYNLLLRATMAAKFSDAQCGFKAGRTEVVKRLLEQVEDNAWFFDTELLLLAEASGLRIHEVPVDWVDDPDSRVDIVRTVLDDLRGMARVARRTLAGRGSVDLPDRVRRAQVPPGLGWQSVSFAVIGGLCTLAYLLLFLGLRQLAPALVANALALAVTAVANTAANRRFTFGVTGRRDALKHQLEGGLAFLVGLALTSGGVAVLHAAAPTAGPGVELAVLVAANAAATLVRFVLLRVWVFNPRRA from the coding sequence ATGACACAGCCAGCGATGCGCCCGGCCCTCCGCCCCGCACTCCGCCCCGCCCCGGCGGCCGACGGCCGGGAACGGGCCGACGCCGTGGTGCGGACCAGGCTCGTGGAGATCGTCGTACCCGTCTACAACGAGCAGCACTCGCTGGAGCGCTGCGTCCGTGAGCTGCACGCCTACCTGTCGGAGACGTTCCCCTACGACTACCTGATCACCGTGGCGGACAACGCCTCGGTCGACGGCACCTGGGAGGTCGCCACCGCGCTCGCCGCGGAACTCGGGCCGGTGCGCGCCGTGCACCTGGACCTCAAGGGCCGCGGGCGGGCGCTGCGGCAGGTGTGGGGCACCAGCACGGCCGACGTGGTGGCGTACATGGACGTCGACCTGTCCACCGGCCTGGAGGCGTTCCTGCCGCTGGTCGCGCCGCTGCTGTCCGGGCACAGCGACCTGGCCATCGGCAGCCGGCTGCACCGGGGCTCGGCGGTGGTGCGCGGCCCGAAGCGGGAGTTCATCTCGCGCACCTACAACCTGCTGCTGCGGGCCACCATGGCGGCCAAGTTCTCCGACGCCCAGTGCGGGTTCAAGGCGGGCCGCACCGAGGTGGTCAAGCGGCTGCTGGAGCAGGTCGAGGACAACGCCTGGTTCTTCGACACCGAACTGCTGCTGCTCGCCGAGGCGTCCGGACTGCGCATCCACGAGGTGCCGGTGGACTGGGTGGACGACCCGGACAGCCGGGTCGACATCGTCCGCACCGTGCTCGACGACCTCCGGGGCATGGCCCGGGTGGCCCGGCGGACCCTGGCCGGCCGGGGCAGCGTCGACCTGCCGGACCGGGTGCGCCGGGCCCAGGTCCCGCCGGGGCTGGGCTGGCAGTCCGTCAGCTTCGCGGTGATCGGCGGCCTGTGCACGCTGGCCTACCTGCTGCTCTTCCTGGGGCTGCGGCAACTGGCCCCCGCCCTGGTGGCCAACGCGCTGGCCCTGGCCGTCACCGCGGTGGCCAACACCGCCGCGAACCGGCGCTTCACCTTCGGGGTGACCGGACGCCGGGACGCCCTCAAGCACCAACTGGAGGGCGGCCTGGCCTTCCTGGTCGGCCTGGCCCTGACCAGCGGCGGCGTCGCGGTCCTGCACGCGGCGGCCCCGACCGCCGGGCCCGGGGTCGAGCTGGCGGTCCTGGTGGCGGCGAACGCGGCCGC